A single region of the Thermococcus zilligii AN1 genome encodes:
- a CDS encoding LSm family protein, which translates to MSHEEKQYLLDRTLERWKGKRVAIGLGGETSFSGTLVDFDEEVVLIKDVTDYTGNKTRELIAKIEDINWITLL; encoded by the coding sequence ATGAGCCACGAGGAAAAGCAGTACCTCCTGGACAGAACTCTGGAGCGCTGGAAAGGCAAGAGGGTGGCGATAGGTCTGGGAGGCGAAACGAGCTTTTCGGGCACGCTCGTGGACTTCGACGAGGAGGTTGTCCTCATCAAGGACGTCACGGACTACACCGGCAACAAGACCAGGGAGCTCATAGCCAAGATAGAGGATATAAACTGGATAACTCTCCTGTGA
- a CDS encoding molybdopterin-guanine dinucleotide biosynthesis protein MobB — translation MRAVAFVGFKKSGKTTTVEAVARVLKERGHRVAVAKSMHSEFDREGSDTWRFSRVADSVLVRANDTDALFFKAKDINALFSMVNADFLLLEGFKSIQHVPKVICARDGEEVTELNDGLAIAVSGVIAGSGVNEINGLPVIDATKEPEKLADLVEKHAFMLPNIDCGLCGFKCAEMARMIVRGEKTLQDCVVLSSKPKVTVKVDGQVLPMKDWVQELVEKTIKGMLSAMKGYRGGKRIEIVIRDE, via the coding sequence ATGAGGGCGGTAGCTTTTGTGGGCTTCAAGAAGAGCGGGAAAACTACCACCGTTGAGGCAGTCGCGAGGGTTTTGAAAGAGCGAGGCCACCGGGTGGCGGTAGCTAAAAGCATGCACTCCGAGTTCGATAGGGAAGGGAGCGACACCTGGCGCTTCTCGAGGGTGGCCGATTCTGTCCTTGTGAGGGCTAACGACACCGACGCCCTGTTTTTTAAGGCTAAAGACATCAACGCACTCTTCTCGATGGTCAACGCGGATTTTCTCCTTTTGGAGGGGTTTAAATCTATCCAGCACGTCCCCAAAGTCATCTGCGCCAGGGACGGGGAGGAGGTTACAGAACTAAACGACGGACTTGCGATAGCGGTTAGCGGGGTCATAGCTGGAAGCGGAGTTAATGAGATCAACGGCCTCCCGGTTATAGATGCCACAAAAGAGCCAGAGAAGCTTGCTGACCTGGTGGAAAAGCACGCCTTCATGCTGCCCAACATAGACTGTGGCCTATGCGGCTTTAAGTGCGCCGAGATGGCGAGGATGATAGTCAGGGGCGAGAAGACCCTCCAGGACTGTGTTGTGCTCAGCTCAAAGCCAAAAGTAACGGTCAAAGTTGACGGCCAGGTTCTTCCCATGAAGGACTGGGTACAGGAGCTGGTTGAGAAGACGATAAAGGGCATGCTTTCGGCAATGAAGGGCTACCGCGGGGGGAAGAGGATAGAGATCGTGATAAGGGACGAATAA
- a CDS encoding CDC48 family AAA ATPase, which produces MTERREVKLKVASAYQRDVGRGIVRIDRKAMREIGVQSGDIIEIIGTKNTAAVVWPAYPEDEGLGVIRMDGTLRKNAGVGLGDEVTIRKAEVKEAKKVIVAPTEPIRFGGDFVEWLHSRLVGRPVVRGDYIKVGILGQELTFVVTATTPAGVVQITEFTEFQVSEKPVTEVSKTTTLGVTYEDIGGLKDVIQKVREMIELPLKHPELFERLGIEPPKGVLLYGPPGTGKTLLAKAVANEANAHFIAINGPEIMSKFYGESEERLREVFKEAEENAPAIIFIDEIDAIAPKREEVSGEVEKRVVSQLLTLMDGLKSRGKVIVIGATNRPDAIDPALRRPGRFDRELEVGVPDKQGRREILQIHTRGMPIEPEFRKSKVIEILEELERSETYRDAAEKALMKIKKAESEEEIKKALRETDERLYDEVKAKLIDALLDELAEVTHGFVGADLAALAREAAMAALRRLIQEGKIDFEAEQIPREVLEELKVTRKDFYEALKMVEPSALREVLIEVPNVRWDDIGGLEEVKQELREAVEWPLKYPEAFMGLGITPPKGILLYGPPGTGKTLLAKAVANESEANFIAIKGPEVLSKWVGESEKNVREIFRKARQAAPTVIFIDEIDAIAPRRGTDVNRVTDRLIDQLLTEMDGIQENSGVVVIGATNRPDIIDPALLRPGRFDRLILVPAPDEKARLEIFKVHTRKVPLAEDVSLEELAKRTEGYTGADIEAVVREAAMLAMRKALQEGIIRPGMKADEIRQKVKVTMKDFEEALKKIGPSVSRETMEYYRRIQEQFKQSRGA; this is translated from the coding sequence ATGACCGAAAGGAGAGAGGTTAAGTTGAAGGTGGCTTCCGCTTACCAGCGCGACGTTGGTAGGGGGATAGTCAGGATAGACAGGAAGGCCATGCGCGAGATTGGCGTGCAAAGCGGCGACATAATCGAGATCATCGGAACCAAGAACACCGCCGCCGTGGTCTGGCCCGCTTACCCAGAAGACGAGGGTCTGGGCGTCATCAGGATGGACGGAACCCTCAGGAAGAACGCGGGAGTTGGACTCGGCGACGAGGTAACGATAAGGAAGGCAGAGGTCAAGGAGGCCAAAAAGGTCATCGTCGCCCCGACTGAGCCAATACGCTTTGGCGGGGACTTCGTCGAGTGGCTCCACAGCAGGCTCGTCGGCAGGCCCGTCGTCAGGGGAGACTACATAAAGGTTGGTATTCTCGGCCAGGAGCTGACCTTCGTCGTCACGGCGACAACCCCTGCTGGGGTAGTCCAGATCACCGAGTTCACCGAATTCCAGGTCAGTGAAAAGCCCGTTACCGAGGTCAGCAAGACCACTACACTGGGCGTCACCTACGAGGACATCGGCGGACTTAAGGACGTCATCCAGAAGGTCAGGGAGATGATAGAGCTCCCGCTCAAGCACCCGGAGCTCTTTGAGAGGCTTGGCATTGAGCCGCCGAAGGGTGTTCTCCTTTATGGTCCTCCCGGAACGGGTAAGACGCTCTTAGCTAAGGCCGTTGCCAACGAGGCTAACGCCCACTTCATAGCCATCAACGGGCCCGAGATAATGAGCAAGTTCTATGGAGAGAGCGAGGAGAGGCTGAGGGAAGTCTTCAAGGAGGCCGAGGAGAACGCTCCTGCGATAATCTTCATCGACGAGATTGATGCCATTGCGCCGAAGAGGGAAGAGGTCAGCGGCGAGGTTGAAAAGAGAGTTGTGAGCCAGCTGCTTACTCTGATGGACGGTCTGAAGAGCAGGGGTAAGGTCATAGTCATCGGTGCCACCAACAGGCCTGATGCGATCGATCCGGCGTTGAGGAGGCCGGGAAGGTTTGACAGGGAGCTCGAAGTCGGCGTTCCAGACAAGCAGGGAAGAAGGGAGATACTCCAGATACACACCAGGGGAATGCCCATCGAGCCAGAGTTCAGGAAGAGCAAGGTCATAGAGATACTCGAGGAGCTTGAGAGGAGCGAGACATACAGGGATGCCGCGGAGAAGGCCCTGATGAAGATCAAGAAGGCCGAGAGCGAGGAGGAAATAAAGAAGGCACTGCGCGAGACAGACGAGAGGCTCTACGATGAGGTCAAGGCAAAGCTCATCGATGCCCTGCTCGACGAGCTGGCAGAGGTTACCCACGGCTTCGTCGGTGCCGACTTAGCGGCGCTCGCGAGAGAAGCGGCAATGGCCGCCCTCAGGAGGCTCATCCAGGAGGGCAAGATAGACTTCGAGGCCGAGCAAATACCCAGGGAGGTGCTTGAAGAGCTCAAGGTGACCAGGAAGGACTTCTATGAGGCGCTGAAGATGGTCGAGCCTTCGGCCCTCAGGGAGGTCCTCATCGAGGTTCCCAACGTCCGCTGGGACGACATTGGAGGACTTGAAGAGGTGAAGCAGGAGCTCAGGGAGGCAGTCGAGTGGCCGCTGAAGTATCCGGAGGCATTCATGGGTCTCGGCATCACACCGCCGAAGGGCATACTCCTCTACGGCCCGCCTGGAACAGGTAAGACGCTCTTAGCTAAGGCTGTGGCGAACGAGAGTGAGGCCAACTTCATAGCGATTAAGGGGCCTGAAGTGCTGAGCAAGTGGGTCGGAGAGAGCGAGAAGAACGTCCGCGAGATATTCAGGAAGGCCCGTCAGGCGGCCCCGACGGTGATATTCATCGACGAGATAGACGCGATAGCCCCTCGCAGGGGAACAGACGTTAACAGGGTCACGGACAGGCTCATCGACCAGCTGCTCACCGAGATGGATGGAATCCAGGAGAACAGCGGGGTTGTCGTCATAGGCGCCACAAACAGGCCTGACATCATTGACCCGGCCCTGCTCAGACCGGGGAGGTTTGACAGGCTAATCCTCGTCCCGGCGCCGGACGAGAAGGCAAGGCTCGAGATATTCAAGGTGCACACGAGGAAGGTTCCGCTTGCTGAAGACGTCAGCCTCGAGGAGCTGGCGAAGAGAACAGAAGGCTACACCGGTGCCGACATCGAGGCAGTGGTCAGGGAGGCCGCGATGCTTGCGATGAGAAAGGCACTCCAGGAGGGCATCATAAGGCCCGGCATGAAGGCCGACGAGATAAGGCAGAAGGTCAAGGTAACGATGAAGGACTTCGAGGAGGCGCTGAAAAAGATCGGCCCGAGCGTGAGCAGGGAGACGATGGAGTACTACAGAAGGATACAGGAGCAGTTCAAGCAGTCACGCGGAGCGTGA
- a CDS encoding Hsp20/alpha crystallin family protein, producing MAWRRDRYWDPFDLMREIQEEIDAIFRDMMRGPRLWSWREPEEGIATSETWREPFADIFDRGDKFVITVELPGVRKEDIKLRVTEDTVYIEAQMKREKELEREGAIRIERYYSGYRRVIRLPEEVIPEKAKARYNNGVLEIEVPKKKPTKPETEGFEVKIE from the coding sequence ATGGCCTGGAGGAGGGACCGCTACTGGGACCCCTTCGACCTGATGAGGGAGATACAGGAGGAGATCGACGCCATATTCAGGGACATGATGCGCGGCCCGAGGCTCTGGAGCTGGCGCGAGCCCGAGGAGGGCATTGCTACCAGCGAGACCTGGAGGGAGCCCTTCGCTGATATCTTCGACCGCGGTGATAAGTTCGTCATTACAGTGGAGCTCCCGGGAGTCCGCAAGGAGGACATCAAGCTCAGGGTTACAGAGGACACCGTCTACATTGAGGCCCAGATGAAGCGCGAGAAGGAGCTTGAGCGCGAAGGTGCAATAAGGATCGAGCGCTACTACAGCGGCTACAGGAGGGTCATCAGGCTACCAGAGGAGGTCATTCCAGAGAAGGCCAAGGCCCGCTACAACAACGGCGTCCTTGAGATCGAGGTGCCCAAGAAGAAGCCCACCAAGCCGGAGACGGAGGGCTTCGAGGTTAAGATCGAGTGA
- a CDS encoding MBL fold metallo-hydrolase: MIIGKVGLDSSARFTFQSHAHTDHFVSGEVIFATRATKYLSHLRKGGFYREVDFGKRFYIGDFKARLYPAGHMLGSAGIKLWLEGGTLFYTGDTKWFRLRTAEKSRFPGADFLIIEATFGVPSFTFPAPREAEKKLVAFVEEALDRGKRPVLYVNQTGKAQEVMKILEVHGYTVRPSGTMVKVAKVYSKFGVEFGNIDKEGEVVLRSYRSPDVENSLSPWELTVSGFGGLKLSNHADFWELMRIVEKVNPEKIFTVYGFAEEFARILRGLGYDALPIKSGFVLKP; this comes from the coding sequence ATGATAATCGGGAAAGTTGGCCTCGACAGCTCGGCGCGCTTCACCTTCCAGAGCCACGCCCACACCGACCACTTCGTCAGCGGGGAGGTCATTTTCGCGACCAGGGCAACGAAATACCTCAGCCACCTCCGGAAAGGCGGCTTTTACAGGGAGGTTGATTTCGGGAAGAGGTTCTACATTGGGGACTTCAAGGCCAGGCTCTACCCTGCCGGCCATATGCTCGGCTCGGCTGGAATAAAGCTCTGGCTCGAGGGCGGAACGCTCTTCTACACCGGGGATACAAAGTGGTTCAGGCTGAGAACCGCTGAAAAGAGCCGCTTTCCGGGGGCTGACTTCCTGATAATCGAAGCAACCTTCGGCGTCCCGAGCTTCACCTTTCCAGCGCCGAGGGAAGCCGAGAAAAAGCTGGTAGCCTTTGTTGAGGAGGCCCTTGACAGGGGAAAGAGGCCTGTTCTCTACGTTAATCAAACGGGAAAAGCCCAGGAGGTCATGAAGATACTCGAAGTCCACGGCTACACAGTCAGGCCAAGCGGGACGATGGTGAAGGTCGCTAAGGTTTACTCCAAGTTCGGGGTCGAGTTCGGGAACATTGACAAAGAAGGGGAAGTTGTGCTCCGCTCATACCGCTCGCCGGATGTGGAGAACTCGCTTTCTCCCTGGGAGCTTACCGTCTCGGGCTTCGGGGGGCTCAAGCTGAGCAACCACGCTGATTTTTGGGAGCTGATGAGGATTGTGGAAAAGGTTAACCCGGAGAAAATCTTCACGGTCTACGGCTTCGCTGAGGAGTTTGCGAGGATTCTCAGGGGACTCGGTTACGATGCCCTCCCCATCAAATCCGGCTTCGTGCTGAAGCCATAG
- a CDS encoding ATP-binding cassette domain-containing protein has product MGRLLGLKKEEAIRQARELMAYTGVGKLAFHRVKELSSGQRQRAIFAASLLGNPELLILDEPTSNLDPVGRMEFIGKVLELARSGKTIFISSHIVSEIERTCNYVGLIKDGQLIEQGRIRDLVNMESNDYDIVVSDNSKLIGFLRDRIYVREVWEEEGVVRVVLDERFSESFFLEVPKFIAGENQALKLFKPHTSPLERILMKRFNAGWNE; this is encoded by the coding sequence ATGGGGCGCCTTCTCGGGCTCAAAAAGGAAGAGGCTATAAGGCAGGCAAGGGAGCTTATGGCCTATACAGGGGTCGGAAAGCTGGCATTCCACAGGGTAAAGGAGCTCTCCAGCGGGCAGAGGCAGAGGGCCATATTCGCGGCTTCCCTCCTCGGCAACCCGGAGCTCCTCATTTTGGACGAGCCAACGAGCAACCTCGACCCCGTTGGGAGGATGGAGTTCATCGGGAAGGTTCTTGAACTGGCCAGGTCGGGGAAGACTATATTCATAAGCTCGCATATTGTTAGCGAGATAGAGCGAACCTGCAACTACGTTGGTCTCATAAAGGACGGCCAGCTCATCGAGCAGGGCCGCATTAGGGATCTCGTGAACATGGAGAGCAACGACTACGACATTGTGGTCTCGGACAACTCAAAGCTCATTGGCTTCCTCAGGGACAGGATCTACGTCAGGGAGGTCTGGGAGGAGGAAGGCGTTGTGAGGGTCGTGCTCGATGAGAGGTTCTCTGAAAGCTTTTTCCTCGAGGTTCCTAAGTTTATAGCAGGTGAAAACCAGGCCCTCAAACTCTTCAAACCCCACACAAGCCCCCTTGAAAGGATCCTCATGAAGCGCTTCAACGCGGGGTGGAACGAATGA